Proteins co-encoded in one Alphaproteobacteria bacterium PA2 genomic window:
- a CDS encoding pilus assembly protein TadE → MQTEKPDRNLIKRFLKAKRGAVAVEFAIILLPFLVLMFGTVELGMVFMTSSTLQNATDEAARRIRTGEFQATSTTKAQFKTLVCNNMSWLKTSCAGNLTVDVQTFSDFGGIGGAAGIDPANFDPNDTCWSPGQAGDIVLVRTYYKWQIFTPFLDQSLVNMGDGSSQRLITTAASFRNEPWSTTAPAGAAC, encoded by the coding sequence ATGCAAACTGAAAAGCCTGATCGGAACCTCATCAAGAGGTTCCTGAAAGCAAAGCGGGGAGCCGTGGCGGTTGAGTTCGCCATCATCCTCCTGCCGTTCCTTGTCCTGATGTTCGGGACAGTTGAACTTGGCATGGTCTTCATGACGTCCTCGACCCTCCAGAACGCCACGGACGAAGCGGCGCGCAGGATCCGGACCGGCGAATTCCAGGCGACGAGCACGACCAAGGCCCAGTTCAAGACCCTGGTCTGCAACAATATGAGCTGGCTGAAGACATCCTGCGCCGGAAACCTGACCGTCGACGTTCAGACGTTTTCGGACTTCGGCGGCATTGGCGGCGCGGCGGGGATCGACCCGGCCAACTTTGACCCCAATGACACCTGCTGGTCTCCGGGTCAGGCCGGGGACATCGTTCTGGTGCGGACCTATTACAAGTGGCAGATCTTCACACCCTTCCTGGACCAGTCCCTGGTCAATATGGGCGACGGCAGCAGCCAGCGCCTGATCACCACGGCCGCCAGCTTCCGCAATGAGCCCTGGTCAACGACAGCCCCGGCAGGTGCAGCATGCTAA
- a CDS encoding pilus assembly protein TadE, producing MLKRLSRDQRGSAAVEFAFIAPIMLLMYFGLAEMTQGMMASRRAHHVASTIGDLVTQSPSMNQASIDDVFLIGDAILKPFPTGTLSMRVSSIKADAGGNLSVVWTKHKGSFGDLTSAASLPSGLLTPDESVVVAESSYTYTSPIQQTLPSPVSFKATYYLKPRKSKEVKWLP from the coding sequence ATGCTAAAACGGCTTTCCAGGGATCAGCGCGGTTCCGCCGCTGTCGAGTTCGCCTTCATCGCGCCCATCATGCTGCTCATGTATTTCGGCCTGGCTGAGATGACCCAGGGCATGATGGCCAGCCGTCGGGCCCACCACGTCGCCTCGACCATTGGCGACCTTGTGACCCAGTCTCCTTCGATGAACCAGGCTTCGATCGACGACGTCTTCCTGATCGGCGACGCCATCCTGAAGCCCTTCCCGACCGGAACCCTGTCCATGCGGGTCAGCAGCATCAAGGCTGATGCCGGCGGCAACCTTTCGGTGGTCTGGACGAAGCACAAGGGCAGCTTTGGTGATCTCACCAGCGCGGCGAGCCTGCCGTCGGGCCTCCTGACCCCTGACGAAAGCGTCGTGGTCGCGGAAAGCTCGTACACCTATACCTCACCCATCCAGCAGACCCTGCCCTCGCCGGTGAGCTTCAAGGCGACCTATTATCTCAAGCCGAGAAAAAGCAAGGAAGTGAAGTGGCTGCCCTAG